The Catellatospora citrea DNA segment ATGAGTTCTTCGGCTTCGACCAGGCGGCCCTGTTGCAACAGGGCGAAGGCCGCCTCGATCGGGGTGGTGGGTGACGTCACGTCGCGGGAGTCTAGGTGCCGGGGACGACACCGTGGGGGCAAGATCAATCGTGCCGGTGGAGGTCCGCGTCGACCGGTGACAACCTTCGACCAAGCTGCCACGTGGTGGCTAGCGTGAGCATGGACAGCGAACCACCTGCCGTCGGCCCCGTGGCGCCCGCGACGGCGGACGAGCCGCCGGGCATCCGCCCCCGCCCGGGGGAGGCGGGCACGCGTGACCAGGAGTTCCTGGAGTTCGTGGTCGCGTCCGGCCGTTACCTGTCCCGCACTGCCGTGCTGCTGTGCGGTGACCCGGTCCGGGCCGAGGAACTGGTCCAGGCCACCTACGAGCGCACCTATCGCTCCTGGCGCGCGGCGCGCAACGGCGACCCGCAGGCGTACGCCCGTCGCGTGCTGGTCAACCTGCGCATCGACGGCTGGCGGCGTACGCGCCGCGAGGTCCTCGTCGACCCGGTCGCGCTGCCCGATCAGGCCGGGTCCGACCACACGGGCGAGGTGGTCGCCCGTAACGCGGTGGTCCAGGCGCTGGCCCGGCTGCCACTGGCGCAGCGGCGGGTCGTGGTGCTGCGACACCTGCTCGACCTCACCGAGACCGAGGTCGCCCACGAACTGGAGATCTCGGTCGGCACCGTCAAGTCCCACCACGCGCGGGGCATCGCGCGACTGCGCGAGATCTTCGCGGAAGGGGATCTGCCATGAGCGTCCAGCTGCCCGATGACGATGACGTGGTCGCCCGTCTGCGCGCCGACGCCCCCGGGTATCCGAAGACCGGTCCCGACGCCGGGCGCACCCTCGCCGCCGCCCGGCGCGCGCTGGGCCGCAGCCGACGCCGGCGGGCGCTCGGCGGCGTGGCCACGGTCGTGGCCGCCCTCGTCGGACTCACCGCCGTCGGCCCGATCGAGCTGCCCGGCATCGGCACCTTGGCCATGCCCTTCGGGCCCAACACCGATGCGCCTCCGGACCAGGGCGACCCGCCCGTGTACCCGCGCGAGCGGATGCTCCACGACGTCGCGGCCCTGGAGCTTCAGGTACTGCCGGTGACCGAGCACCTGGGGCTCACGTCGTACCTCGACGAGCCGGCGGCATGGGGTCGTCCGGCCTGTCGCGTGTTCACCTGGTCGCACGGTGCGTTCCGGGACCGCAACTCCGACTGCGCGAACCCCGACGACCCCGAGCCGCCGTTCGACACCGCGAGCGACACGGCATTCGCCCAGGTGTCCGACGCGATCGAGACCTCGGGCGTCGACGTGGACCGGATCGACAACGGTCGCTGGGGACCCGGCACGTCGTTCCACCTCCGCGACAACTCCTGGCGGTGGAACTGGTACTACTCCTACGTTCCCGGCACCCCGTCCGACGCCCCGGCTGAGGAGCGGACGGAGACCGGACTCGGCGTCAGGCGGCAGGTTCACGTCAGCGGCGACTGGTGGTTCGTCGTGGAGCCCGACGACTGACCCGGCGGACCTTGACCGCTGGACCGGGTCCGGTGCACCGCGGAAGCTCGCCGGCGTGACCGCCGGCGAGCTTCGGACCTGCGCCTCGCGACTCGGCAGGCGCGGCGCCCTGCCGGGTCAGATGCTCCAGCCGCCGTCGACGGTCAGCAGCGAGCCCGTGATGAACGCGGCGTCCTCGCCCGCGAAGAAGGCGACCGCCTTGGCGACCTCGTCGGCGGTGCCGTAGCGCCCGAGCGCCGTCATGGCCGCCTGGGTGGCGGCGTACGGCCCGTTCGCGGGGTTCATGTCGGTGTCCACCGCCGCGGGCTGCACGACGTTGACGGTGATGCCGCGCGGGCCGAAGTCGCGCGCCCACCCTCGCCCGAGCTGGTCGAGGGCCGCCTTGCTGGCCGCGTACTCGGCGGCGCCGGCGGTGGGGATGCGCAGGGCGACGCTGCTGCCCACCAGGATGACGCGTCCGCCTTCGGGCAGGTACTTCGCCGCGGTGTGCGTGGTGACGACGGTCCCCATCACGTTCGTGGCCAACATCTGCTGGACCGCGTCGAGCAGGTCCGGGTCCTGCTGGTCGGCGGTGCCCATGACGGCGACGCCGGCGGAGTTCACCAGCACGTCGATCCGGCCGCCCAGGAACTCGGCAGCCTGCTCGACGGCGGCGGACGCCTCCTGGGGAACGGACTGGTCCGCCTGCACGGCGAGCGCCTTCGCGCCGAGGGCGGCCAGTTCGGCGACGACCTCTTCGGCCTGCTCGCGCGACTTCCGGTAGGTGATGACGACATTCGCGCCCTCGCGGGCCAGTTCGCGGGCGATGCCCGCGCCGATACCCCGCGAGCCGCCGGTCACGAGCGCAGTCCGACCTGTCAAGGCATGGGACATGACGATCTCCTTATGCTTTCAGCTGGTTTGTCGTACCCAGCCAAAGCTAAAGATTGACACTAGTGTCATAGTCCACCTCGATCGTCGTGACGCCCGTCACCCCGAGGTCGGTTCCAGCGTGGTGTCGGCTTCCTCCCAGGCGCTCAGGAACTTCTTGATCGCCTGGCGGTTGCGTTGTAGCACGTCGATGCGCTTCTCGATGTTGACGAGTTGGCTCCGCAGCCCGTCCAGATCCTTGGCGGGCGGGCACTCGCGGGGTTTCGGCTCGGCCCCCAGGCACGGCAGCACCTCGCGGATCATGTCGGTCGTCAGGCCGACGTCAAGAAGCTCGCGGATCTGCAGCACGCGTTCGATGGCCGGCTCCCCGTACGCCCGGTAGCCGTTGCTCGACCGTATCGGGTGCAGGATGCCGACCTGCTCGTAGTAGCGCAGCAGCCGGGGGGCGACTCCCGTCCTCGCCGCCAAGTCTCCGATCTTCACCGGCGCCCTGCCTTCCCTGGTCGTGAACCGGGACGGCAGCTCCGTCCCGGCCTGACCTTGACATTAATGCGAAGGTTCGCGTATTGCCAGTTCGCGGTAGGGGACCTGGCGAACGGTCTGGTCGGCGAACCCGCGGTGCTCGTTGAAGTGGAGCTGCCCGTAGGGACCGATCACCTCGGTGCGGAAACCGGCTGTCCAGATCATCGTTGCACCGCCTCGGTCGTGGTGCCCTCCTCGGAGCTGATCACCTCGTCGATCAGCGAGAAGAACGCCTGGATTCCGGGCCGGTCGCCGCCCCGGCGCCGGGACTCGGCGAAATCCTCGGGCGTGTTCCAGTCGACGATGTCCAGCCATTCCCCGGCGGGCAACCGGATGAGTCGGTGGTCATCGCATATGGCGGGCAGTCCTCGATCGCGTTTGTCGATCGAGGACTGCCCGATACCGGTGTACATTGCCGCGGTGGTTCACGAGTCCCCCTCACCGGAGGTCCTGGCGGCGTTCGGCGCCCGGGAGAGGGCGGTTCCGCTGCCCGGCGGCCAGGGGCGGACCTGGCGAGCAGGCGAGATCGTTCTCAAACCCTGCGGGCCGGCGGCCGAGGCAGCCTGGGTGGCGGAGGTGCTGTCCCAGGTCGTAGACACCGACCGGTTCCGTGTTGCCAGACCCGTGCGGGCGGCCGACGGCGGCTGGGTGGCATACGGGTGGCAGGCCTGGTGGCTGACGCCCGGCAGTCCCGATGCTCGACGCTGGGACGACGTGCTCGCCGCGGGCGAGGCCTTCCACGAGGCGCTGGTGGGCCTGGCGCGACCCCGGTTCCTGGACGATCGCGACGATCCGTGGACCTACGGCGACCGGCTCGCCTGGGAGGAGCTGCCGCTGCAGGGTGGCGAGGTGATGGCGGAGCTGCTGGAACCGCTGGCCCTGGCGCGGCAGCCCGTCGAGCTGCCCGCGCAGGTCGTCCATGGGGACCTGCTGGGCAACGTGATGTTCGCCGACGGACTGGCCCCGGCGGTGATCGACTGGCCGGTCTACTACCGGCCGGCCTCGTGGGCGGCGGCCGTGGCCGTGGTCGACGCGCTGACCTGGCACGACGCACCGGCGGCCTTGGCGGCGCGCTGGGGTGACCGTCCGGAATGGAACCAGCTGCTGGTCCGCGCGCTGATGTACCGGATCGCGACGAACGAGGGCTGCCGCCGCGCGGGCATGCCGGTGCGAGAACGCGCGGACAGCTACCGGCCCGTGGTGGACCTGGTGCTCCGCCGGTGACATCGCATTGCCGGCACCCCTGCGGAAACCGGCACGCCGATTGCTGAAGGCACTGGCTCGTGATGGACGCGTGAAGGCGGCCCGGACCTGATCAGGTCCGGGCCGCCTCGCTGTCTTGCTTGCCAACTTACCGCGATTACCCAACTACCTTGACAGTCACAGTAGTGCGAGCTACGGTGTAACCCAGGAGGTGAGGTATGAGTACAAGCAAGGTCACGTCTGACCTGCTGCGGGGCAACACCGACACGATGATCCTGCGGCTGCTGACCGAGGCAGACCGCTACGGCTACGAGATCGTCAAGCTGATCGCCGAGCGCTCGCAGGGCGAGTACGAACTGAAGGAAGCCACGATGTACTCCAGCGTTCGGCGTCTGGAGGCCGACGGCGACATCACGTGGTACTGGGGCGACGAGTCCCAGGGCGGCCGCCGCAAGTACTTCAAGATCACTGAAAAGGGCCGCACGACGTACGTGCACAACAAGACCACGTGGGAGTACGCCAAGCGCGTGCTCGACACGCTGCTGTAAGGGGAGACGACCATGACCGACAAGCTCAACCAGTACCTCGAGGGCGTCTTCGCACCCTACGAAGCCACCAGAAGCGTCAGCGAACTGAAGGCCGACCTGCTGGCGGACCTGCAGGAGCGTTACCGCGAGCTCCGCGCCGAGGGCAAGGACGAGGCGACCGCGTTCGAGTTGACCGTCGACAGCATCGGCGACATCGAGGAGACGGTGCACGAGGTGGCGAACCTGTCGCGGACCCTGGAGCGGCAGGTCGTGACCAGGTTCGACGCCAGTGCCCTGGAGGGCAGCGACTTCGCGGGCGTGTCGGCGCGCTCGGGGCGCTTCGGCGCGAGCGCGTTGCGCGGCTCGGACTTCTCCAACGCGGATCTGGCCGGCTCGAAGTTCAAGAGCAGCGACATGCGCGAGATCACCTTCGACGGCGCCAACCTCACCGACGCGGTCTTGACCACGGCCGAGTTGAAGGGCTCGACCTTCCGCCGGGCGCGGCTGGTGCGCACCGACTTCAGCATGTCGGGGCTGTACGAGGTCCGGTTCGAAGACGCCGCCCTCACCGACGTCGCGTTCCGCCAGACCGACCTGCGGCGCACGGTCTTCGCTCGCTGCACCTTCACCGGCGTCGACTTCACCCAGTCCGACCTGCGCGGCCTCAGCTTCGAAGGGGAGACCTTCACCGGGGTGAAGTTCGACCAGGCAGCGCTGGAGGGCGTGTCGCTGCGCGGGGCGATCCTGCGCGACTGCTCCTTCCGCGGCGGTTGGACCAAGAAGTACTACAAGGCTCTGCGCACCGTGAACTTCGACGGCGCACGCATGGACAAGCTGACCTACGCCGCCATCAAGGGCATGGGGTTCACCCCGGCCAACGTGATCGTCGAATAAGGAGCCACCACCCCCATGAGCACCCCACCCCCCGCGATCCACGTCAGTGGACTGCGTAAGTCGTACGGCAAGTTGGAAGTCCTCAAAGGTGTGGACTTCAGCGTCGCGCCGGGCAGTATCTTCGCGTTGCTGGGTTCCAACGGCGCGGGTAAGACCACGGTCGTGCGGATCTTGTCGACGCTGCTCAAACCGGATGCCGGCACGGCCGGTGTCGCCGGGTTCGACGTGGTCGCCGAGCCTGGGCGGGTCCGGGAGTCGATCAGCCTGACCGGTCAGTTCGCCGCGGTCGATGCGATTCTGACCGGTCGGGAGAACCTGGTCATGGTCGCCAGGCTGCGGCAGGTGAAGGACCCGGGCCGGGTCGCCGAGGACCTGCTGCGCCGTTTCGACCTGACCGACGCCGCGGGCCGGCGGGTGGCGACGTATTCCGGTGGTATGCGCCGGCGGCTGGACATCGCGATGAGCCTGATCGGTGACCCGCCGGTGATCTTCCTCGACGAGCCGACCACCGGCCTGGACCCCGAGGCGCGGCTGGAGGTGTGGAAGGAGATCCAGGCCCTGGCCGACAGCGGTGTCACCGTGCTGCTGACCACCCAGTACCTGGAGGAGGCGGAGAAACTCGCCGACCGGATCGCGATCCTGCACCAGGGCACGATCATCGTGTCGGGCACGTTGGCCGAGTTGCGGGCGCTGCTGCCGGCCGCCAAGGCCGAACTCGTCGAACGTCAGCCGACCCTTGAGGAGATCTTCCTCGCCATCATCGGGAACAAGGAGGCGCGGGTATGAGCGCGCACGTGCTCGGCAACACCGCGGTCATGCTCGGGCGTTCGATCCGGCACGTGACCCGCAGCATGGACACCATCATCACCGTCACGATCATGCCGATCGCGTTCATGCTGCTGTTCCGGTTCGTGTTCGGCGGCGCGATCCAGGCCGGCACCGACAACTACACCAACTACCTGATGCCCGGCATCATGCTGATGGCGATCGCCAGTGGTATCTCCTACACCGGGTTCCGGCTGTTCAACGACATGCAGAGCGGCATCTTCGAACGTTTCCACTCGATGCCGATCGCCCGCTCGTCGGTGCTGTGGGGACATGTGCTCACCTCGGTGGTGTCCAACGCCATCTCCGTGGTCGTGATCGTCGCCGTCGGCCTGGTCATGGGTTTCCGGACCTCGGCCGGGGTGCTGGACTGGCTGGCCGTCGCCGCGATCCTGGCCCTGTTCACCCTCGCCCTGACCTGGGTCGCGATGATCGCCGGACTGGCCGCGTCGTCGACGGACGGGGCCACCGCGTTCTCGTACCCGCTGATCTTCCTGCCCTTCATCAGCTCGGCGTTCGTGCCCACCGCCACCATGCCCGCCCCGGTGCGGGCGTTCGCCGAGAACCAGCCCGTCACCTCGATCATCAACGCGATCCGGGCCCTGTTCGAACAGCAGCCCGTCGGCAACGACATCTGGATCGCCCTCGGCTGGTGCGCAGCCATCCTCGTGATCGCCTACGCATTCGCGATGCGGGTCTACCGCCGCAAAGTCTCCTGACGACCGGAACAGGCCGCCCCGTTGTCACGCGGGCGGCCTGTTCTCGTGTCGCACGCTCGTGATCGGCGACGATGAGCCAGACCTTCTCCACATCCCGGTGTCCGCGGTCGCAGCGGGGTGCAGGGCACATCCGGATCGGGCGGTGACGTCCCGGCCCCGATCCGGGTCAGTCGCGCCGGGCGCGGCGGGCGTCGCGCTCGAAGTCGTCGGCGATCAGGACCGTGGCGACCAGGCCCGCGACGACGATGCTCAAGAACCACGTGGCGTCGTCAGTCAACCAGGCGGTGAACGGCGCATAGGCTGCCATCA contains these protein-coding regions:
- a CDS encoding SigE family RNA polymerase sigma factor; this translates as MDSEPPAVGPVAPATADEPPGIRPRPGEAGTRDQEFLEFVVASGRYLSRTAVLLCGDPVRAEELVQATYERTYRSWRAARNGDPQAYARRVLVNLRIDGWRRTRREVLVDPVALPDQAGSDHTGEVVARNAVVQALARLPLAQRRVVVLRHLLDLTETEVAHELEISVGTVKSHHARGIARLREIFAEGDLP
- a CDS encoding SDR family NAD(P)-dependent oxidoreductase, which produces MSHALTGRTALVTGGSRGIGAGIARELAREGANVVITYRKSREQAEEVVAELAALGAKALAVQADQSVPQEASAAVEQAAEFLGGRIDVLVNSAGVAVMGTADQQDPDLLDAVQQMLATNVMGTVVTTHTAAKYLPEGGRVILVGSSVALRIPTAGAAEYAASKAALDQLGRGWARDFGPRGITVNVVQPAAVDTDMNPANGPYAATQAAMTALGRYGTADEVAKAVAFFAGEDAAFITGSLLTVDGGWSI
- a CDS encoding MerR family transcriptional regulator, with the translated sequence MKIGDLAARTGVAPRLLRYYEQVGILHPIRSSNGYRAYGEPAIERVLQIRELLDVGLTTDMIREVLPCLGAEPKPRECPPAKDLDGLRSQLVNIEKRIDVLQRNRQAIKKFLSAWEEADTTLEPTSG
- a CDS encoding TIGR02569 family protein, coding for MVHESPSPEVLAAFGARERAVPLPGGQGRTWRAGEIVLKPCGPAAEAAWVAEVLSQVVDTDRFRVARPVRAADGGWVAYGWQAWWLTPGSPDARRWDDVLAAGEAFHEALVGLARPRFLDDRDDPWTYGDRLAWEELPLQGGEVMAELLEPLALARQPVELPAQVVHGDLLGNVMFADGLAPAVIDWPVYYRPASWAAAVAVVDALTWHDAPAALAARWGDRPEWNQLLVRALMYRIATNEGCRRAGMPVRERADSYRPVVDLVLRR
- a CDS encoding PadR family transcriptional regulator, with product MSTSKVTSDLLRGNTDTMILRLLTEADRYGYEIVKLIAERSQGEYELKEATMYSSVRRLEADGDITWYWGDESQGGRRKYFKITEKGRTTYVHNKTTWEYAKRVLDTLL
- a CDS encoding pentapeptide repeat-containing protein: MTDKLNQYLEGVFAPYEATRSVSELKADLLADLQERYRELRAEGKDEATAFELTVDSIGDIEETVHEVANLSRTLERQVVTRFDASALEGSDFAGVSARSGRFGASALRGSDFSNADLAGSKFKSSDMREITFDGANLTDAVLTTAELKGSTFRRARLVRTDFSMSGLYEVRFEDAALTDVAFRQTDLRRTVFARCTFTGVDFTQSDLRGLSFEGETFTGVKFDQAALEGVSLRGAILRDCSFRGGWTKKYYKALRTVNFDGARMDKLTYAAIKGMGFTPANVIVE
- a CDS encoding ABC transporter ATP-binding protein, translating into MSTPPPAIHVSGLRKSYGKLEVLKGVDFSVAPGSIFALLGSNGAGKTTVVRILSTLLKPDAGTAGVAGFDVVAEPGRVRESISLTGQFAAVDAILTGRENLVMVARLRQVKDPGRVAEDLLRRFDLTDAAGRRVATYSGGMRRRLDIAMSLIGDPPVIFLDEPTTGLDPEARLEVWKEIQALADSGVTVLLTTQYLEEAEKLADRIAILHQGTIIVSGTLAELRALLPAAKAELVERQPTLEEIFLAIIGNKEARV
- a CDS encoding ABC transporter permease, with protein sequence MSAHVLGNTAVMLGRSIRHVTRSMDTIITVTIMPIAFMLLFRFVFGGAIQAGTDNYTNYLMPGIMLMAIASGISYTGFRLFNDMQSGIFERFHSMPIARSSVLWGHVLTSVVSNAISVVVIVAVGLVMGFRTSAGVLDWLAVAAILALFTLALTWVAMIAGLAASSTDGATAFSYPLIFLPFISSAFVPTATMPAPVRAFAENQPVTSIINAIRALFEQQPVGNDIWIALGWCAAILVIAYAFAMRVYRRKVS